TTTGCATGCCCTCGCGGGGCCAAAATATCCAATCTATTATTTTCTGGTTCTTCTACTATTTTTATCAGTTCCTTATGAAATTCTCCTGTCTTTTCCGGTGTCAAATGCGGAAAATAATACTCTCCGAAAAATATACAATCTTTTTTTGCTTTTGCTATGTCTGCGTTCATTCCCATTTTTTTTTCCTCTTTTTTTTTCCCCGCCGAATTTATCTGACCAAAAGGAGGGATTTTTTTTATCAAATATTTCCGGCGGGTTTGTTTTTTTTACATTAGACCTTTTGCTTTGAGCTCACATTCGTTTATCAATCTGAACAACGTCGTCAATAACTTTTCATGCTCATCCAATATTGTGAGCATTTTCTTCAATCTTTCTCTTGTTTCTTCCATATCATCCATTTTTTTTTCCTCCTTTTTCTTTCTTTTTATTTCTTTATGTTCTGTTTTTTTTTATTTCTGTATGACTCTGTCTTCGTTTCCTCCTTTCTTTTTATTGTGTATTGCGTTCAAATTTTCGATGTGCTGTTTCTGCTGTTCGATCGCTTCTTCCTGCATCTTTATGAATTCTTTCAATTCTTTTATTTCTGCGCTCATCGTCTCTTCGGCTTTTGTGCTCATTACTTTTCTCCTTTTTTTATTTTTTCCATTCAAACCATTCTTTGACTCCGGTCCTTAAAAGTAATTCCCTATTGTATCTGTAGAAGCCGGATTTTATAAAATCTTCCGGTACTTCTTTCTGCTCGATTGTTTTGTATCCTGTTTTTTCTTTGAATATTTTTAATAATCTTTTATGTTCTTCCGTCGCCTCCTTTCCTAAGAAATATTTTATTTTTCTTTTCTTTATTTCTACTATGTTTATTTCGTTCATCACATGGTTTAAATTTTCATTTTCAAATATATCATAAATGTTATAATCATGAAGAATGTAATTAAACATACTCTGTGCATCAAGTAATGTAGTTTTAATGTAAGCCATATATATTTGGCCAATAAATTCATGTGTATCATGTAGATTCGTATCGCATGTTTCTTTTTCATTTTTGTTTTCTCGTTTTTTGTTGTTTTCGTTTAAATAACGCTCGAAATGGTCGCCGCCGAAAAGTGTCGCTTGATTGTACAGCCTAGGGTTTCTCTGGAAAAATTGGTCGTCAAATTTTGTGTCTATTATTTTTATGAACTCTTCCTTTTTTTTTCCTTTTCTCAACTGCATAAGTATAACTGCTATATCTTTTAAATTTTTTCCTGTCTTTTGGTTCAAATAATTCAATATCTCTTGCGCTGTCTCGAATTCTTTTTCTTTTGTATCTTTCTTTTCTTCTTCTATTTTTTTTTTCTTTCCTTCATTTTGTAGTATTTTTGTGATTTTATCAACAAATCCTTTTTTTCTTCTTATTTCCCAATTGTTTGCAAGTCTAATGAACTCAGGTATTTGTATCATTATATCTTCATTTATTATTCTGTAATCGATTCTCTCTTTTTCTTTGAAAAATTTGAGTAATTTCAACATTTTTTTGTTGCTTATCTTGATTTCTTCTTTCAAAATTTTCAGGTTGAATTTCAAATATCCGCTTTCGTCAATTTCGTTGAAATTTCTTCCGTATATCTCTTTCAATGATATGTAGAACCTGTATCCGGGCAGCGCCAGTTCTTTCTCCGCCTCCCTTATATCCTTGTCGTTTCTCCAATCTGTCAGATGCTTGAACCACTTCATATTTTTTCCTTTTTTTCTTCCATGTCAGTTGTTTTTTTTAAAGTAAAGGGTAGCCTTTTTTTAATTTTTTTTTAATTTTGCAGATGTTTGGCGTTTTCATTCCTGTTTCTTTTGCTATATCGCATAATCTTTTGTTCGATTTTATTAGATCAATCACTTCCTTATA
This region of Candidatus Latescibacter sp. genomic DNA includes:
- a CDS encoding conserved phage C-terminal domain-containing protein is translated as MKWFKHLTDWRNDKDIREAEKELALPGYRFYISLKEIYGRNFNEIDESGYLKFNLKILKEEIKISNKKMLKLLKFFKEKERIDYRIINEDIMIQIPEFIRLANNWEIRRKKGFVDKITKILQNEGKKKKIEEEKKDTKEKEFETAQEILNYLNQKTGKNLKDIAVILMQLRKGKKKEEFIKIIDTKFDDQFFQRNPRLYNQATLFGGDHFERYLNENNKKRENKNEKETCDTNLHDTHEFIGQIYMAYIKTTLLDAQSMFNYILHDYNIYDIFENENLNHVMNEINIVEIKKRKIKYFLGKEATEEHKRLLKIFKEKTGYKTIEQKEVPEDFIKSGFYRYNRELLLRTGVKEWFEWKK